GGAAGGTCATGCTATGTGGAAATTTCAccagaaaatgaaaagattgtCTAACACTCTGAGTGTTTGGTCTAGAGATGAATTTGGGGATATTTTTCAAAAGGTTAGGATGTATGAGGAACAAGTGCATGAAGCGGAAGAAAACTACATCCTGAACCAAACTGATTCAAATAGGAGTATCCTCTATGAACTCAATGCTCAATATATCAAATTCCTCAAATGTGAGGACACCATTTTGAAGCAAAAAACTCAGCTTCAATGGTTTAAAGATGGCGACACCAACTCCAAATATTTTCACTCCATTATAAGGGGAAGGAGGAGGAAATTATTCATTCATAAAATTACTACTGAAAATGGGGATTGGATACAAGGTGAAAACAATATTGCTCAGGAGGCTTGTGAGCACTTCCATACCATTTTCACAGGTGAGAATAGATATATCAATGATCACAACCTGGAATGCATTCCCAGAATGGTCAATGTAGATCAAAATACTCAGCTTACAAAGTTACCTGACATGGATGAGATTAAAGAGGTAGTATTTGCCATGAATCCTAATTCTACAGCTGGTCCTGATGGTATGAATGGATACTTCTTCCAGAAATGCTGGAACATTATCAAGAGTGATTTGatagaagtacaacatgcattTTTCAGTGGTCAAATGATTCCTAAGTATTTCTCTCATTCTTGCATTGTGTTGCTCCCTAAAGTGAATAATCCAAACAAGCTTACAGAGTTTAGGCTGATAAGTCTGAGTAACTTCACTAGTAAGATTATATCTAAACTAGTAAGTAATAGACTTAGCCCTATCCTCCCGTCTTTGATTTCTACCAACCAGTCTGGTTTTGTGAAAGGGAGAAGTATTTCTGAAAATATCATGCTCGCTCAGGAAATCATTCACCAAATCAAGAAACCCAACATTGGAAGTaatgtaattatcaaattagACATGGCAAAAGCTTATGACAGGGTCTCttggtcatatatttgtttggttCTAAGGAAAACGGGGTTTAATAAGGTGTTTATTGATATGATTTGGAGAATCATGGCCAACAATTGGTACTCCATTATTGTCAATGGCAAAAGGCATGGTTTCTTCCGCTCTACTAGAGGCCTCAAACAAGGTGATCCTCTCTCCCCGaccctatttattttaggtgtcGAGGTATTATCGAGATCACTCAATAGGCTGCACATTCACCCGGATTATCAAGTTTTCATCATGGAAAAAAAGGGGCCCCAAGTGAATCATCTAAGTTTTGCAGATGACATTATTCTTTTCACTTCGGGAAGATCCAAAACCCTGAAACTCCTTATGAATACCTTAAAGGAGTACGAAGAGATTTCGGGGCAACTCATCAACGGAGATAAAAGCCATTTTATGCTACACCCTAGTGCCTTCAATAGCACTAGGAATAGAATTAAAAGGCTGACAGGTTTTAAAGAGAAACAAGGCCCTATTACTTACCTAGGTTGCCCTTTATTTGTTGGCAGACCTAGGAATGTTTATTTTTCTGATCTTATTAACAAAGTCGTTTCCAGAATTACAGGTTGGCAAACTAGGCAACTTAGTATGGTGGAAAGGCTGTACTTTCCAAACATGTTCTCCATGCCTTGCCTATACATCTCTTATCTGCAGTAACTCCTCCAAATACAATCATCAGACAGATCCAAATGCTCATTGCAGATTTCTTCTGGGGATGACAgaacaatagaaaaaaatacCATTGGTCCTCTTGGAAAAATCTGAGCTATCCTTATGAGGAAGGAGGGATAGGGATGAGAAATTTACATGATGTTTGTAGATCTTTCCAATTCAAGCAATGGTGGATATTGAGAACAAAACAAACCTTGTGGGGAGACTTCTTGAGAGCTAAATACTGCCAGAGATCAAATCCGGTGAGCAAAAAATGGGATACGGGAGAATCTTTAACTTGGAAACACATGTTAAATACTAGACAGCAAATGGAACAGCACATTCATTGGAGACTTCAAGCCGGGAATTGTTCATTTTGGTGGGACAATTAGCTTGGAACATGGCCATTAGCTCATCATACCAGCAGCTGCAACAGGTTCAACAACACCACAATTGCAGATTTCTGGGAAAATGGGGGATGGAACTGGAGGAAATTGGTAAAATACGCACCAGTCAGCCACCTAGGCAGCATCATGGCCACAGAAATCCCTCATCAGCAGCACATGCCTGACCAAGCTTTATGGAAACTTAGCAGCCATGGCAGTTTCAGTTGCTCCACTGCTTGGGAGGAAATCAGAAACAAAAAGGCTAAGAACAACCTCAATTCCCTTTTATGGCATAAATTCATTCCTTttaaatcttcttttcttttatggaGAACACTAAAAGGTAAACTTCCTACAAATGAAAAACTCTCTAACTTTGGCATTGAGCCATCaccttgtttttgttgttttgataGAGCAGGCATGGACAGCATCGACCACACCTTCAATTCAGGACCTTTTGCAGCTAGGGTGTGGAACTTTTTTGCAGCAAGTGCAGGGCTGCAGGCAGATCACTCATCACTGCAGGCAAGGGTGCGACAGTGGTGGACAGCCAGGCCACAAAATGAAGGCCATCAACTGCTGCTGCAAGCCACGCCAACCTTTATTTGCTGGAATTTATGGAAGAACAGATGCGCATGCAAATACGGAGCCAAAGCAACTAACATCAGCCGCGTCAAATACGCAGTCTACAAAGACACATTCAAGATGCTGAAAATTGCCTTCCCCCACATTAAATGGCTGGCAAGCTGGACAGCTCTAATCCAAACAAGTGAAAAGTGTAAGCATGAAATCAAAGTGTGCATGGTAGCATGGAACAGACCTCCAGAACAATGGATCAAAATAAATACAGATGGAAGCGCTCTCACTAATCCGGGACAGATTGGGGCTGGAGGTATCCTTAGAGACAGAGAAGGCAAAATGGTGTTGGCATTTGCAACACCACTCGGAGAAGGATCGAACAACAAAGCAGAAACTGCGGCTGCCCTCTTCGGACTGTCGTGGGCATTGGAATTAGGATACAGAAATATACTAATTGAGTTGGACTCTCAATTGGTAGTGCAGTGGATCTCCAAGAAAACAGCCCCTCATTGGAGTGTTACTAAACAAATTGAGAGGATCCAACACCTTATCATGCaaactcaaaatttcaaatgCACTCATATTTTCAGAGAAGCAAACTGGGTAGCAGATTCACTATCAAAACATAGCCACGACACAACAGCCCCTCAAGTTTACTTCAGCAGCACTCAACTACCTAAAGAAGCACAAGCCTACTACCAAATGGACCTTCTGAACATGCCAAGCTTTAGAAGAAAGAAGACTAAGAAGATTTTTGATCCTCCTTGATGTTATTCCCTTTTCAACTTGGctatattcaaataatatagCTACTTTGAATAGGGGTATAGGTAGTTAGTTTGACATAGACTTTcctgtaaagggagagtctccctaatTTATGTTTCCTAGATACTTTGTAACGAGAGGAGTCCTCTCCTTAGGTGCTTAGTATTTTGGTTTCACCTTTCACTGTAAGGGGCGGAAATTGACATTCTTTGGAACGTCGACTCCAAACCACATCAGGATTGGAGGTTAGGTTTTATGCCCCCctctttgtattttgttttgttatttaatgataaggcctgggggtgtCGTTCAGCCCCTACACCTCCAAGGgttattcaactaaaaaaaaaacaccttaGGGTCTAAACCCCAAAATCTAAATCTTAAGCCTAAACCTTACTGCTAAAACCCATAACCCGAAACTcaaacccaaacccaaacccaaacctaaacctaaacctaaCTGTAGGGGCTGAATCTTAACTGTAACCtctaaaccctaacccttaaGGCCTAAAATCAATCCCTAAACTCTAAATCCTAAGTCTTTGATCAAAGTCTAAACCTTTGGGCCTCAAccctaaacactaaaccatatacCCTAATGCCTAAACCATAAATCTTAAAACATAAGCCCAATACCTTAGGGTTTAAACCATTAACCCTATACTTTAGGTCCTAAGCCCTAAACCTTAAagcctaaaccctaaaccataaatcctaaccctaaaccttagGGCCTAAACTTTATATCTTAAACTTAAGggcctaaaccctaaaaccttaGGGCCTAAATCCGAAACAATAAACCTTAAACCCTACACCCTAGGGCCTAAACCCTAATCTCTGAAACCCTAAACCTTAGGGCCTAAATGCCAAAACCCCAGACCTTAAATCCAAAAGCATTGGgtaaaaccctaaaccttatGGCATAAACCCTAAACACTAAACTCTAAACCTCAAGGCCTAGACCCTAAAATCAAAACACTAAATCGTAAACTCTAAACCATAAATCTTAGGTCGTAGACCCTAAAACCTGAATCCAAACCCCTAATCCTTAGTGCCTAAACTCTAAACCTTAGTGCCTACACCCTAATTAAGCTTCTTTTTGATCATTCACAGGTAGCATATCTTTATCCAATTCATCTTCATAGTGAACCACTTTGTAGCCTAATAGAGGATCATGGGAATTATCAGTAGTCTTAGGCAAAAGTTAGGATGCATATAGACATTACGAAAGAAAGACCACGTCATGTTTGGATGGGGTTTAATGAAGAAGACTAAATTGTGGGAAGATGGCAAGCCATCCAATATGAGGTACTACTAGAGTATTGTTCTTATTGCAAACACCAAGGTCACATATCACAACTTTGTATTATAGAGAGAAGAGACGAGGAagacaagaagagaaaagaaccTGAAGCTGCAAACAAAATCAAGGGCAAGAAGACTGCAGATGCCAGCAATCAGGTAATTCCCCAAACTTCTCCTCAACAGATTAATGCTAATATGACTGCTACTGTTTCAGGTGTTGATAATACCCAAAACAAATGCAAGAAACACAACCTGAGATGGACAAACAACAAATGGATGAGTGGAAAactcaaaaaaggaaaaataacaagGGTTAACAAGGCCATGGTCAGCAAAATAAATTCTATAAACCAATGAACAACCTAAATTTGCaggataataattttgaaaagcaGCAGGTGGAGAAGTCAGGTATTGACTTAACCCTCCCACAACCCCCAATTCCCTTGATAAAGTGGATCAAACAGGTCCATGTGATGGTAATCAGAAAGCTCAAAATAAACAGAGCAAGATGGCAAAATAATCGAACCCCTGCTGTACGAGGTGAAGGAGGAAAGAAGACGACTGGAATGCCGTTGACGCCATTGATGAACGTTAGAAGTGGCAGACGCCGGAGTCTCCTCTGTGAACGTTGGAATTGTCGATACTGTGTTGTGAATGTTGTCTTGGAGTTTGAATGGTTTTACAggaattttagtttattttattttttttccataaacaTTCCTATGATAATTCCGTATCGAATCTCACATGAACTTAGAAATTTAAATGTTTAGTAATTGGCCTCATTATGGTCCAAAATATGTACGTGTGGGTTTGGactcaattttgattttttttatgggtTGGATGTTTGTAATTACGAAATAGCTATAAtgagttcatttttttaaagaaaattaaaattttttataataataaattaactaacaacctcaaaaaaataaatattaaatatttacgtaacaaaattttcaaaaaataatgaattataaattataaatgaaaaataaataaaatggttGTGTagcaacacaaaaaaaaagagttatatatttaaataacgaaaatgtaaaagaaaatagattatAAATTGtaaatgcaaaaaataaaaaaaaacgaTTGTGtaccaacataaaaaaaaacatttatatatttgaaaaataactcTCATATTGACACATGGCAGGCGACAACAACACAAGTAAATATTTAAGTaacgaaattttaaaaaaacaataaataataaattataaatgaaaaaaaaaacggtggattttttaaaaaaaacttattaaaaaaaattcttccttTTAAAAACtccataatttaaattattataattaaaaaataaaaaatttaaaaatataaaacaaaattataagctcacaaataattttaaagctaattataattttctaaacacttacaatttttgaaattaatttcaTACTAATTAAAGTACTCAATTATTacatctaaaaaattaaaattaagaataaaaagtttTCTAAAAGCAAGAATTACtatcatgttttattttatctttggaTTATATAATATaggaagaatttttttaaaaaaaagatgttaaaaagaaagaaaaaaagaatctcCCGTATGTTTGCTGAAAAATAATCTTCCACGCATCcgcaaattttttattaaaacaaaataatctgcatacataaattaatatgcagcatttatatattaaacatatgaaaataaaataaaaacagtaaacaacaaaaaagatgctatttgaaaaaataaaataaaaataatttaactatccttttttgattttttttaaatgatagttatgtaataagaataaataataaactattgtttaattgataaaatatttttaaataaatgacaCGTGGCAAGCGTTTGCAACAAAAAAAGGTTTACATATTTACataacaaaattttagaaaaataataaattatagatGAAAAAAACGGTTGTGTagcaacacaattttttttatatatttaaataacaaaaatttttaaaaataataaattataaattacaaatgcaaaaaatcaaaaacgGTTGTGTAGCAACATAAATAcccttttatatatttaaataacaaaattttagaaaaataactgTGATATTGACAAATGGCAGGCGACAGCAACAgaagtaaatatttaaataacgaaattttagaaaaataataaataataaattatatatgaaaaaaacaGTGAATCTTTTTATAAAACTTAGTAAGAATTTTCTTCTCCCTTTTAAAAACCCCATAATTTGAActattgtaattaaaaaaatcaaaaattaacaaatataaaacaaaattataagcTCACAAATAATTCTAAAGCTAATTGTAATTTTCTAAACTacttacaatttttaaaattgatttcatACTAATTAAAGTACTCAATTATTACatctaaaaaattaaacttaagaataaaaagattttataaaaGCGAGAATTACtatcatgttttattttatctttgcattatataatataggaagaaaattttattttatttttttaaaaaagagaagatgttaaaaagaaagaaaaaggaaatctCCCACGCGTTcccagaaaaaaaaatcttccacGCGTCtgcaaattttttattaaaacaaaataatctacatatataaattaatatgcagaatttttatatttaacatatgaagataaaaataaaaatagtaaacattaaaagaaaatgttatttgaaaaaataaaatagaaataatttaactatCCTTTTTGAATttatctctttttaaaaatggtAATTATCTAATTACTATCCAAAcgtaagtttttaaaatttggctagttattttaaaatttaaaatttaaaaaataaaaaaactaattttatctTATCCCTAGAAAAAAGCCAATCTAATAACTTAGTATTTAAATAGCAAGGACTATTCTCAACTCTTATCACTTAAGTACATATTCTTAAGAATCTATTGATTTTAGAATTTCATATTCTCTTATATTTATTCAACCATTTGAATACggtaacattttttatttttcctgttatttttttattttatatttgtttataatGATTAATCTTCGGTCTTTGAAGTGatggtaatatatatataattgtggtTGTATGTGAATGATTTAGgtagtaattaataatttatttattatcgaTGTTAAGTTTGAACAGGTCTTGATAATGGTCATGatcatgaaataataaatatgggTATCTGCCTATGGAATCTACTTTTATTTGGTAGATCTATAGAAAATTCTATTAGATCGACGAGAAACACTCTCATAGATGTACTCAATGGAGAATTATATTTACCTTTGTAATTATTACTGTGCATATATAAATTAGATAGCTCTAATTTGAACTTGATCTATTAAATTGTATGCAATTTTTAAGTTTctgaaattatataatttaaattttgaatttacatcttaagttatataaaaatgtgtttgatatgttgaaaaagtgtcataatttgaaattaacaaCATAGTTTCATCTTTTGTTGAGTTAGTTAAGGAAATTCATAGTCATAATTTTATGAGAATTTGCACTTTTCACATTATAATTGTTagataacttaattttttaaaaaaagtattaatatctTTATCGTAAGTTGTAAGTTTGTATGTTTTGTACTTATTTCAAATaactattaatataattaatttgtctttgtaataaagaaaagaaattactattttagaattttagagtcttttacttgataaaaatcaattgtttttttcttataaaaataacgTGTAAAAGAGTATTTAcattcttaaattttgaatttttttaaaaaatattaattaaataatattattaaaaattgattaatcaaagtatctatttaataaaaaataataatagtaataatctTTCCACAACCTCGTTAATTATAACAAAACAAATAtgtactactactactactactactactactactactaataataataataataataataataatataaacataattattaaatgtataaaattaattttgaaaatcacgtaaacataaaaataaccaACCGATGTAATACTATTTTTAGGACTCTAaattaataactattttttaatctaaaccgtttttaaaaaaaaataggacttttaatgttattaaataataaataactatttattaaatgaatttaaaaccaaaaagttctaaaaaaaataggacTCTTAAGGgtattaagtaataaataactatttttaaataagtttataaccaaatagttttaaaaaattaggggAAAATTCAGTTCaatggaaaataaaaatcaacaacGTGGGTCtaagataaaaacaaaacaaactttGTAAAATTTTGACTTTATTTTAAACGATTGAggtttttgaattcaaaattgatGATAACTTCTATATAGTTTTggagtttttaatttttttttctttcgctATAAATACAAACATCGTACTTACATTctgtattatgtattttttttaaatcatagttaagttatttttattatgtttcacGGCTTTCagctaataaattaaaatatttttttttgatgagtTTATTTTCTTGcactatttttataataaaaatttgaatgaagaaaataCTCATTATAAAAAAGAAGATCTTCATTTGAAGGATCCAAATTCAACATAAGATTAAAGCAAAGGTATTGCAACTTAGTATCATatagtgtatatatattacaatTATCTGAATAAAAAAGTCTTTCATCTCTTAGAATTAGAGCTTTacaaaaacactttaaataTAGTTATAGTGTACACATAAGCAATTGAAGAATCTTCTTAGCGTAAATTATCacttaattcattaaatataaattaattattagtttgattactaattttatttttcttttaattattattattattattattattattataattataagtattattataattattataattatcataattaCAATTATCACACAACCTTTTCAGTTTCAAAAGGAAGTCACACACGTTGTTTATTTCCACAAAATATGTCTATGTTTGAGATAAAATTACATTtctaaaattcatttatttacatctacttaaattttatattattattaattgttttaaaatttatatataaaaatcttcTAACCAAAAATATTACCACCAAATAATCAACAAACAATTGACATTTGCAGTGCAACCCTTGGAAGTTTCGtactttaaataataaaagttttttaaaaaaaactgatGCAATTTTTTCCCcattaaatgtaaaatttaaagcAAAAGTTGGATTCTAATTCGAgaataaatttacaaataaataaattatgtatactTTATTAGTTTAGAGTTgatatagttatttttaatttgaattaagaTGTAAACATTTTCAactatttaatgaaaaaataaaaacttaaatgCATGAGTTTTCTTTTAAATGATTAGTTGGAATTCTCACACCATCGTAATTTGCcctttctaaaataattttaaaataattatgaagaTTCAATCATCTTTTTTATcaaactaaaaattttaaaaaaaatagaaaagagtcCTATTAGCTgtggtaacattttaatttccaATTCAGTAATCATATGATTATGGTGTGTTATGAATAAttcttatcataatttttattttttatgtttcagttatactattttttaaattttgaaatacatttatctacaaaaataatttataatttaattattaataaagtgTGAATGGAGAGGAAAAAGAggaaaagtaaaattttaactaGGAGTTTATGCTAactctttgttttgtttttattgcatattttcttgttaaattaattatattaacattttttatcatattacattttttaaaattgtaatttataaataaaaattatttgaattatgaaatttcaaaagggAAGTAGAAAAATCTTAATcaatttacttatattttagaAATTCACTAAAATCTCTTtacataattcaaatttaaagataaaaatataatataaatttaaaactcattccactaacttatttaaaattgatctatcaatcttaaaataattaactgcAATTATAtgcatgtgttattttttttttgcaaaatataacttttagtaaaaattattttttataaatatttattcttaaataaAGAATCTTCTaggattaattttaattttaataataaatattaattttatgggTAAGTAATGGTGCATATGATTGCATtagtatttttcaaaaaataaatcattaaataTCACAACTATGATGTTCATAATTAATACACAACATGTcgtatcttttaaaatatttttttttacaattttttaataacaataataataacaataacaacaacaacaacaacaacaacaacaataataataataata
This DNA window, taken from Solanum lycopersicum chromosome 5, SLM_r2.1, encodes the following:
- the LOC138348760 gene encoding uncharacterized protein gives rise to the protein MHHLSIIAILEPFSDNVNIQSFKVQLNMDNATSNCNSKIWVFWNSDIDCNILDEDEQQITCDMKHNELQYQFTTTFIYAKCKEYLRRPLWEKLLHHASVSTNPWCAVGDYNVISDVEEKLGGLPYNMKKSMDFIAVIEACGLIDIGFSGHRFTWSNKRGINHRIWKRLDRALVNDSCRPHQIFQINCWVDNPNFMLTVKNCWDRPVEGHAMWKFHQKMKRLSNTLSVWSRDEFGDIFQKVRMYEEQVHEAEENYILNQTDSNRSILYELNAQYIKFLKCEDTILKQKTQLQWFKDGDTNSKYFHSIIRGRRRKLFIHKITTENGDWIQGENNIAQEACEHFHTIFTGENRYINDHNLECIPRMVNVDQNTQLTKLPDMDEIKEVVFAMNPNSTAGPDGMNGYFFQKCWNIIKSDLIEVQHAFFSGQMIPKYFSHSCIVLLPKVNNPNKLTEFRLISLSNFTSKIISKLVSNRLSPILPSLISTNQSGFVKGRSISENIMLAQEIIHQIKKPNIGSNVIIKLDMAKAYDRVSWSYICLVLRKTGFNKVFIDMIWRIMANNWYSIIVNGKRHGFFRSTRGLKQGDPLSPTLFILGVELGTWPLAHHTSSCNRFNNTTIADFWENGGWNWRKLVKYAPVSHLGSIMATEIPHQQHMPDQALWKLSSHGSFSCSTAWEEIRNKKAKNNLNSLLWHKFIPFKSSFLLWRTLKGKLPTNEKLSNFGIEPSPCFCCFDRAGMDSIDHTFNSGPFAARVWNFFAASAGLQADHSSLQARVRQWWTARPQNEGHQLLLQATPTFICWNLWKNRCACKYGAKATNISRVKYAVYKDTFKMLKIAFPHIKWLASWTALIQTSEKCKHEIKVCMVAWNRPPEQWIKINTDGSALTNPGQIGAGGILRDREGKMVLAFATPLGEGSNNKAETAAALFGLSWALELGYRNILIELDSQLVVQWISKKTAPHWSVTKQIERIQHLIMQTQNFKCTHIFREANWVADSLSKHSHDTTAPQVYFSSTQLPKEAQAYYQMDLLNMPSFRRKKTKKIFDPP